From Dermochelys coriacea isolate rDerCor1 chromosome 23, rDerCor1.pri.v4, whole genome shotgun sequence, one genomic window encodes:
- the CNOT3 gene encoding CCR4-NOT transcription complex subunit 3 isoform X10, translating into MADKRKLQGEIDRCLKKVSEGVEQFEDIWQKLHNAANANQKEKYEADLKKEIKKLQRLRDQIKTWVASNEIKDKRQLIDNRKLIETNTIDTLNMQVDQFESEVESLSVQTRKKKGDKDKQDRIEGLKRHIEKHRYHIRMLETILRMLDNDSIQVDSIRKIKDDVEYYVDSSQDPDFEENEFLYDDLDLEDIPQALVATSPPSHSHLEDEIFNQSSSTPTSTTSSSPIPPSPANCTTENSEDDKKRGRSTDSEVSQSPAKNGSKSVHNNHPPPSPAVTPSYQLGSSSSTSSSLGNGPGSSSNGAVSNSSGSSGAKAIPVSGHTPSTPTPYAQAVAPPPPGANASQPRPPSAQQNASKQNGATSYSSVVADSTSDSVLGSSGPALPSQPVAHNPPSSAAKEPSGAPAPPSASSGLLVPMTANTPSSPTPSFSEAKPSQPLLNGPPQFSSTPEIKAPEPLSSLKSMAERAAIGSSIEDPVPSLHLAERADILITSTTSQPASSQPPIQLSEVNIPLSLGVCPLGPVPLTKEQHYQQAMEEAAWHHMPHPSDSERIRQYLPRNPCPTPPYHHQMPPLHSDTVEFYQRLSTETLFFIFYYLEVQKGPLCRLERSIVPPCLAAAAAFPSGRRGEGTKAQYLAAKALKKQSWRFHTKYMMWFQRHEEPKTITDEFEQGTYIYFDYEKWGQRKKEGFTFEYRYLEDRDLQ; encoded by the exons ATGGCTGACAAGAGGAAATTGCAAG GTGAGATCGATCGGTGTCTGAAGAAGGTCTCCGAGGGGGTGGAACAGTTTGAGGATATTTGGCAGAAG CTTCACAATGCAGCAAACGCCAACCAGAAGGAGAAGTATGAAGCTGACCTGAAGAAGGAGATCAAGAAGCTCCAG aggcTGAGGGACCAGATCAAGACGTGGGTAGCTTCAAACGAGATCAAGGACAAGAGGCAGCTGATAGACAACCGGAAACTCATTGAGACG AACACCATCGACACACTGAACATGCAGGTGGATCAGTTTGAGAGTGAGGTGGAGTCGCTCTCTGTGCAGACACGCAAGAAGAAGGGGGACAAGGAT AAGCAGGACCGGATCGAGGGGCTGAAGCGGCACATCGAAAAGCACCGGTACCATATCCGCATGCTGGAGACCATCCTGCGCATGCTGGACAATGACTCAATCCAGGTGGACTCGATCCGCAAGATCAAGGACGACGTGGAGTATTACGTGGACTCCTCGCAGGACCCCGACTTCGAGGAAAACGAGTTTCTCTACGATGACCTCGACTTAGAAGACATTC CGCAGGCTCTGGTAGCCACCTCCCCGCCCAGCCACAGCCATCTGGAGGACGAGATCTTCAACCAGTCCAGCAGCACTCCCACCTCCACCACCTCCAGCTCGCCCATTCCGCCCAGCCCTGCCAACTGCACGACG gaGAATTCAGAAGATGACAAGAAGAGGGGGCGGTCGACAGACAGTGAGGTCAGTCAG TCTCCCGCGAAAAACGGTTCGAAAAGCGTCCACAACAACCACCCCCCGCCCTCGCCGGCCGTCACACCCAGCTACCAGCTGGGCAGCAGCTCCAGCACCTCTTCCTCGCTGGGCAACGGCCCGGGCTCCAGCAGCAACGGAGCCGTGTCCAACAGCAGCGGAAGCAGTGGGGCCAAGGCCATCCCAGTCTCCGGCCACACGCCCAGCACCCCCACGCCCTACGCCCAGGCTgtcgcacccccaccccccggtgcCAACGCCTCGCAGCCCCGGCCTCCCAGCGCCCAGCAGAACGCCAGCAAGCAGAACGGGgccacca GTTACAGCTCTGTGGTGGCTGACAGCACATCGGACTCCGTTCTTGGCAGCAGCGGCCCTGCGCTCCCCAGCCAGCCGGTGGCCCACAACCCACCCAGCAGTGCTGC gaaaGAGCCCAGCGGAGCCCCCGCGCCCCCCAGTGCCAGCTCTGGCCTCCTAGTTCCCATGACGGCGAATACCCCAAGCTCCCCGACCCCATCCTTCTCCGAGGCCAAGCCGAGCCAGCCGCTGCTCAACGGGCCGCCCCAGTTCAGCTCCACGCCAGAAATCAAG GCGCCCGAGCCCCTGAGCAGCTTGAAATCCATGGCAGAGCGAGCAGCCATCGGATCCAGTATAGAGGACCCAGTGCCATCTCTCCACCTGGCTGAAAGGG CAGACATTTTAATTACTAGCACGACCTCGCAGCCGGCCTCCAGCCAGCCGCCTATCCAGCTGTCGGAGGTGAACATCCCTCTCTCCCTGGGGGTCTGCCCCCTGGGACCGGTGCCCCTCACCAAGGAGCAGCACTACCAGCAGGCCATGGAGGAGGCAGCCTGGCATCACATGCCTCACCCCTCGGACTCGGAGAGGATCCG gcAGTACCTGCCCCGGAATCCCTGCCCGACCCCCCCTTACCACCACCAGATGCCTCCACTGCACTCGGacaccgtggagttctaccagcGGCTCTCGACGGAGACGCTCTTCTTCATCTTCTACTATCTGGAGGTACAGAAGGGCCCCCTCTGCAGGCTAGAGCGCTCTATAGTCCCGCCCTGTCTGGCCGCCGCTGCCGCCTTTCCCTCGGGCAGGAGGGGCGAG GGTACCAAGGCACAGTACCTGGCGGCCAAAGCCCTGAAGAAGCAGTCGTGGCGGTTCCACACCAAGTACATGATGTGGTTCCAGCGGCATGAGGAGCCCAAGACCATCACAGATGAGTTTGAGCAG GGCACGTACATCTACTTTGACTATGAGAAATGGGGCCAGCGGAAGAAGGAAGGGTTCACTTTCGAGTACCGGTATCTAGAAGACCGTGACCTGCAGTGA